The following proteins are co-located in the Halarcobacter sp. genome:
- the trpA gene encoding tryptophan synthase subunit alpha, producing the protein MKKLVGYITSSIPDNNFTIDLALSMKEAGVDTLELGVPFSDPVADGPVIEKANHIALESGFGLNDLFEVSSQIGSNMDMLWMGYMNPFFHYGLENFLKKAQEYNVEGMIIPDLPFEESQLVNSLFDKYNKANISFVAPTHSEDRIKKVVENSKKFIYMVAYAGITGSGKAEDLTNIISMVKKYSNTPLYIGFGVDEKTCKEKSVGVDGVIVGSAFVKHLIDDSLSNNEKIAKISSIAKEIKEKINE; encoded by the coding sequence TTGAAAAAATTAGTAGGTTATATAACTTCTTCAATCCCAGATAATAATTTTACAATAGATTTAGCACTTAGTATGAAAGAAGCTGGAGTTGATACTTTAGAACTAGGAGTTCCTTTTTCTGATCCAGTTGCAGACGGTCCTGTTATTGAAAAAGCAAATCATATAGCATTAGAAAGTGGATTTGGTTTAAATGATTTATTTGAAGTAAGTTCTCAGATAGGTTCTAACATGGATATGTTATGGATGGGGTATATGAATCCATTTTTTCATTATGGTTTAGAAAACTTTTTAAAAAAAGCACAAGAGTATAATGTTGAGGGGATGATTATTCCTGATTTACCTTTTGAAGAATCACAATTAGTTAATTCTTTATTTGATAAATATAATAAAGCTAATATCTCTTTTGTTGCACCAACCCATAGTGAAGATAGAATTAAAAAAGTTGTTGAAAATTCAAAAAAATTCATATACATGGTAGCATATGCAGGGATAACAGGAAGTGGAAAAGCTGAAGATTTAACTAATATAATATCAATGGTTAAAAAATATTCTAACACTCCTTTATATATTGGATTTGGAGTTGATGAAAAAACTTGTAAAGAAAAATCAGTTGGTGTTGATGGAGTTATTGTAGGTAGTGCATTTGTAAAACATCTAATAGATGATTCCTTGTCAAATAATGAAAAAATTGCTAAGATTAGCTCTATAGCAAAAGAGATTAAAGAAAAAATAAACGAATAG
- the feoB gene encoding ferrous iron transport protein B has translation MLNFSEKKTIKIALVGQPNVGKSMLINSISNSRLKVGNFSGVTVEKTQIIFDYKDYIFEITDLPGSYSLTEYTIEEKVTKNYLEKNDYDIILNVLDSTNLERNLYLTNELLALDKKMVLALNMTDEAEKEGILIDEKQLSKIIGKPCIKTSAKTKLGIEELIEALVTKFESSKFESKLIFSDVIEEEIANIKSLFFEKKYRSDIHYREIAIKLLKEDKKTFLKFHDEPIWIELQPLLNESFEHIYLHYGTKDLNEIFEDEKFAFAKGAVTETVKTKKVDEQHHSITDKIDSILINKFLGLPIFLFLMWGLFQLTFEVGNIPMDLIDAFFASLIEKTKYILGDTQLSSVIADGAIAGVGAVILFLPNIVILFLGIALLETTGYMSRVAFLLDGFFHKFGLHGKSFIPLVTGFGCSVPAYMAARTLKNPRDRLLTLFIIGFMSCGARLPIYVLFTGAFFSEKNAGNILFLIYISGALLGLIAAKVLKILVFKSEDEPFVMEMPKYRLPSFKLIWHTVSNQALMYMKKAGTYILAASILIWFASNYPKYPEYEEMINQKIELASSEEERYELQNKLSLYNLENSYLGKIGKFSEPLFNPLGFDWKMTVALETGLAAKEIVVSTLGILYGLGEELDENNQGLLEKIRNNIPIASALAFIVFVMIYLPCLAASMVFAKEAGGWRYLFYLFVFTTSTAWVLSFITYQVAKYFLV, from the coding sequence ATGTTAAATTTTAGTGAAAAAAAAACAATAAAAATTGCATTGGTAGGACAACCAAATGTTGGTAAGTCAATGCTTATTAACTCTATTTCGAATTCTAGATTAAAAGTTGGGAATTTTTCAGGAGTAACTGTAGAAAAAACTCAAATTATTTTTGACTATAAAGATTATATATTTGAGATTACAGATTTACCTGGTTCTTATTCTCTAACCGAATATACAATAGAAGAAAAAGTTACAAAAAACTATTTAGAAAAAAATGATTATGATATTATTTTAAACGTTTTAGATTCAACAAATCTAGAAAGAAATCTATACTTAACAAATGAACTTTTAGCTCTTGATAAAAAAATGGTACTTGCTTTAAATATGACAGATGAAGCAGAAAAAGAGGGAATATTAATTGATGAAAAACAATTAAGTAAAATTATTGGTAAACCTTGTATAAAAACTTCTGCAAAAACAAAATTAGGGATTGAGGAATTAATTGAAGCCTTAGTAACTAAATTTGAATCCTCAAAATTTGAATCTAAACTTATATTTTCAGATGTAATTGAAGAAGAGATAGCAAATATAAAATCATTATTTTTTGAAAAAAAATATAGAAGTGATATACACTATAGAGAGATTGCTATAAAACTTTTAAAAGAGGATAAAAAAACTTTTTTAAAATTTCATGATGAACCAATTTGGATAGAACTTCAACCTTTGTTAAATGAATCCTTTGAGCATATATATTTACACTATGGAACTAAAGATTTAAATGAAATCTTTGAAGATGAAAAGTTTGCATTTGCAAAAGGTGCTGTAACAGAAACAGTTAAAACAAAAAAAGTTGACGAACAACACCATTCAATTACTGACAAAATAGATTCAATACTTATAAATAAATTTTTAGGTCTTCCAATATTTCTTTTTCTTATGTGGGGACTTTTTCAACTAACTTTTGAAGTGGGTAATATTCCTATGGATTTAATTGATGCTTTTTTTGCTTCATTAATTGAAAAAACAAAATATATATTAGGAGACACTCAACTCTCATCAGTTATTGCCGATGGTGCAATTGCAGGTGTTGGTGCAGTTATACTATTTTTACCAAATATTGTTATTCTATTTTTAGGTATTGCACTACTTGAAACTACAGGTTATATGAGTAGAGTTGCTTTTCTTTTAGACGGTTTTTTCCATAAATTTGGTCTCCATGGAAAATCGTTTATACCACTTGTTACTGGTTTTGGATGTTCAGTTCCTGCTTATATGGCAGCAAGAACTCTTAAAAATCCAAGAGATAGACTTTTAACACTATTTATTATAGGTTTTATGTCTTGTGGAGCTAGATTACCTATTTATGTACTTTTTACTGGTGCTTTTTTCTCAGAAAAAAATGCAGGTAATATATTATTCTTAATATATATATCAGGAGCTTTATTAGGGCTAATTGCAGCAAAAGTTTTAAAAATATTAGTTTTTAAAAGTGAAGATGAACCTTTTGTTATGGAGATGCCAAAATATAGATTACCTTCATTTAAACTAATTTGGCATACAGTTTCAAACCAAGCTTTAATGTATATGAAAAAGGCTGGTACGTATATTTTGGCTGCTTCAATATTAATTTGGTTTGCATCAAACTATCCAAAATATCCAGAATATGAAGAGATGATTAATCAAAAAATTGAGTTAGCAAGCTCAGAAGAAGAGAGATATGAACTGCAAAATAAACTTTCGCTATATAACCTTGAGAACTCTTATTTAGGGAAAATTGGTAAATTTTCAGAACCACTATTTAATCCTTTAGGATTTGATTGGAAAATGACAGTTGCACTAGAAACAGGTCTTGCAGCTAAAGAGATTGTAGTTTCTACTTTAGGAATTTTATATGGATTAGGAGAAGAGTTAGATGAGAATAATCAAGGTCTGTTAGAGAAAATTAGAAACAATATACCTATAGCTTCTGCTTTAGCTTTTATAGTATTTGTGATGATTTATTTACCTTGTTTAGCTGCATCGATGGTATTTGCTAAAGAAGCTGGTGGGTGGAGATATCTATTTTATCTATTTGTATTTACAACATCAACAGCTTGGGTACTATCTTTTATAACATACCAAGTAGCAAAATATTTTTTAGTGTAG
- a CDS encoding FeoA family protein: MLLSELKRGECGKIVAIESNPQLKSRFSSFGIVKGSTITIIEQTLSKNTIEIKIQNSKIAIRVSEAQSIKVEKIEC; this comes from the coding sequence ATGTTATTAAGCGAATTAAAAAGAGGAGAATGTGGTAAAATAGTAGCTATTGAGTCTAATCCACAATTAAAATCAAGATTTAGTTCTTTTGGGATTGTAAAAGGTTCAACAATTACAATTATAGAACAAACTCTTTCAAAAAATACAATAGAAATCAAAATTCAAAACAGTAAAATTGCTATACGAGTATCTGAAGCTCAATCAATAAAAGTGGAAAAAATAGAATGTTAA
- the panB gene encoding 3-methyl-2-oxobutanoate hydroxymethyltransferase: MSIIKNDFEKMSISKIKKAKNTKKLTVITAYDALFAKLFSEIADMILVGDSLNMSFAGKNDTLSATLEQMIYHTNAVCNGAKNAFVITDMPFGTYTNKNQALENATKVYAQTNAAAVKIEGGEDRAPIVEHLTKNSIAVMGHIGLMPQYVRSEGGYKVRGKTQEDIEQLIKDAKAIEKAGAFSIVIEGVMSDAAKRISQEINIPTIGIGAGKDTDGQVLVWSDMLGFFEEFKPKFVKHYLNGAELVKGSVEKYRSEVQNGTFPSKNEEY; the protein is encoded by the coding sequence ATGAGTATTATAAAAAATGATTTTGAAAAAATGAGTATTTCTAAAATAAAAAAAGCTAAAAATACAAAAAAATTAACAGTTATTACAGCTTATGATGCACTATTTGCAAAACTATTTAGTGAGATTGCAGATATGATTTTAGTTGGTGATAGTTTAAATATGAGCTTTGCGGGTAAAAATGATACTTTATCTGCAACTTTGGAGCAAATGATTTATCATACTAATGCCGTTTGTAATGGAGCTAAAAATGCCTTTGTTATCACAGATATGCCTTTTGGAACCTACACAAATAAGAACCAAGCCTTAGAAAATGCAACAAAAGTTTATGCCCAAACAAATGCGGCCGCTGTAAAAATTGAAGGGGGTGAAGATAGAGCCCCTATTGTAGAGCATCTTACAAAAAACTCTATTGCAGTTATGGGGCATATTGGATTAATGCCACAATATGTAAGAAGTGAAGGTGGATATAAAGTAAGAGGTAAAACCCAAGAAGATATAGAACAATTAATAAAAGACGCAAAAGCTATAGAAAAAGCTGGGGCTTTTTCTATTGTAATTGAAGGTGTTATGTCAGACGCTGCAAAAAGAATATCACAAGAGATAAATATCCCTACTATTGGAATTGGAGCGGGGAAAGATACAGATGGTCAAGTATTAGTTTGGTCTGATATGTTAGGTTTCTTTGAAGAGTTTAAACCAAAATTTGTAAAACATTATTTAAATGGCGCAGAACTAGTAAAAGGTTCTGTAGAAAAATATAGAAGTGAAGTTCAAAATGGAACTTTCCCTTCAAAAAATGAAGAGTATTAA
- a CDS encoding AI-2E family transporter: MKPHYFLIALTVVTIFFMLQLFEPFLKPLIVALLLAVATNSLNVYFKHHISNTFLSTTIMTILLTAIFFVPLLYCIFSFATLINKIDQKALIEMFEVAKHWVENIPNDFIFFKEQLIKILEKVDIPEFIQNLFSVGAFLGKNSAKFIIDMIMILIFFFFFTFYSNNLAHYFKEALPLKSEDSNALFYESSNVMSVVLYSILATAILEGFLFGIFVSFFNYDGILLGVLYGFASLVPVVGGLIMWLPVAIYEIFAGSTTNAIAIAVYSIVVISIIADTFIKPIIIKYINQRVVKTPTKVNELLIFFAIVAGLSTFGFWGMIIGPAMVTFFISLLQLLKKFSDDFYSLERTIENRR, translated from the coding sequence TTGAAACCACACTATTTTCTAATAGCCCTTACTGTTGTGACAATATTTTTTATGTTACAACTATTTGAACCATTTTTAAAACCTTTAATAGTTGCCCTACTTTTAGCAGTGGCAACAAATTCTTTAAATGTTTATTTTAAACATCATATCTCAAATACTTTTTTGTCAACTACAATTATGACAATACTTTTAACTGCCATATTTTTTGTTCCACTTTTATATTGTATTTTTTCTTTTGCAACATTGATAAATAAAATTGACCAAAAAGCTTTAATAGAGATGTTTGAAGTTGCAAAACACTGGGTAGAGAATATACCTAATGATTTTATTTTCTTTAAAGAACAATTAATAAAAATATTAGAAAAAGTTGATATTCCTGAATTTATTCAAAATCTTTTTTCAGTAGGTGCTTTTTTAGGAAAGAACTCTGCAAAATTTATTATTGATATGATTATGATTTTAATATTTTTCTTTTTCTTCACTTTTTATAGTAATAACTTGGCACACTATTTTAAAGAAGCTTTACCTCTTAAAAGTGAAGATTCAAATGCTTTATTTTATGAATCATCAAATGTTATGAGTGTAGTTCTTTATTCTATTTTAGCAACAGCTATTTTAGAGGGTTTTCTTTTTGGAATATTTGTTTCATTTTTTAATTATGATGGAATATTATTAGGGGTACTTTATGGATTTGCTTCATTAGTTCCAGTTGTTGGAGGTTTGATTATGTGGCTTCCTGTTGCAATTTATGAAATTTTTGCAGGAAGTACCACAAATGCAATTGCAATTGCTGTTTATTCTATTGTAGTGATTTCTATTATTGCCGATACATTTATAAAACCTATTATAATTAAATATATAAATCAACGTGTTGTTAAAACTCCAACTAAAGTAAATGAACTATTAATATTCTTTGCTATTGTAGCTGGACTTTCTACCTTTGGGTTTTGGGGGATGATTATAGGACCAGCAATGGTTACATTTTTTATATCATTACTTCAACTTCTAAAAAAATTTAGTGATGATTTTTATAGTCTTGAAAGGACAATTGAGAATAGGAGATAA
- a CDS encoding ferredoxin-thioredoxin reductase catalytic domain-containing protein, translating to MIKKIDIESDEFQTELELTKQFTNKVCEEYNFFYNPEDDVNESIQMGLTRNKMIYGKRYCPCFMVVGQTQEERDKEDNRLCPCTPALEKEIPSMGHCHCAIFCTEDYVKSTENVTAKFEENNHSQGLTKEQCEELLKQQEVNASEVEALIEARELGFVDFLLVDTREWMEWVGGRIKGTDYLVPTTSFYQSLEQIEDKKDIPIILYCHSGSRSAYCQRILLSSGYKQVLNYDYGIMTYQGDIISGEE from the coding sequence ATGATAAAGAAAATTGATATTGAAAGTGATGAGTTCCAAACAGAACTTGAACTTACTAAACAGTTTACTAATAAAGTTTGCGAGGAATATAACTTTTTTTATAATCCAGAAGATGATGTAAATGAATCAATCCAAATGGGACTAACTAGAAACAAAATGATATATGGGAAAAGATATTGTCCCTGTTTTATGGTTGTAGGCCAAACGCAAGAAGAAAGAGATAAAGAAGATAATAGATTATGCCCTTGTACTCCTGCTTTAGAAAAAGAGATACCCTCAATGGGACATTGTCATTGTGCAATCTTTTGTACAGAAGATTATGTGAAATCAACTGAAAATGTAACTGCAAAGTTTGAAGAAAATAACCATTCTCAAGGCTTGACAAAAGAGCAGTGTGAAGAGCTTTTAAAACAACAAGAAGTAAATGCAAGTGAAGTTGAAGCCTTAATTGAAGCAAGAGAACTTGGTTTCGTAGATTTTCTTTTAGTTGATACAAGAGAGTGGATGGAATGGGTTGGAGGAAGAATCAAAGGTACTGATTATCTAGTTCCTACAACCTCTTTTTATCAATCATTAGAACAAATTGAAGATAAAAAAGATATACCAATTATACTTTATTGTCACAGTGGAAGTAGAAGTGCTTATTGTCAAAGAATACTTTTAAGTTCTGGATATAAACAAGTATTAAATTATGATTATGGAATTATGACATATCAAGGGGATATTATCTCAGGAGAAGAATAG
- a CDS encoding paraquat-inducible protein A, translating to MILISCKNCHKVFKKENSNEFICDRCHHKITKRKKYSLQVSFALVISAMLLYIPAMVYPIMNITQLGVDNESTIIEGIISFLDYKDYFIAIVILVASVIIPLIKLIGLFLIFLSLLISNNMDNKLKLNIFNTIEFIGKWSMVDIYVVALLSSLVQVGEIFNIKGGLAATSFTLVVVLTMIAANSFDTRIIWDEKENNANRN from the coding sequence ATGATTTTAATATCTTGTAAAAACTGTCATAAAGTATTTAAGAAAGAAAACTCTAATGAATTTATTTGTGATCGGTGTCATCACAAAATAACTAAAAGAAAGAAATACTCACTTCAAGTCTCTTTTGCCTTAGTTATATCAGCGATGTTACTTTATATTCCTGCAATGGTTTATCCTATTATGAATATTACTCAATTAGGAGTAGATAATGAAAGTACTATAATAGAAGGGATCATTAGTTTTTTAGATTATAAGGATTATTTTATTGCAATAGTTATTTTAGTAGCTAGTGTAATTATTCCTCTAATAAAACTTATTGGACTATTTTTAATTTTCTTATCTTTACTTATATCAAATAATATGGATAATAAATTAAAATTAAATATTTTTAATACAATCGAGTTTATAGGAAAGTGGTCAATGGTAGATATATATGTTGTAGCCCTTCTATCTTCACTAGTTCAAGTGGGTGAGATATTTAATATAAAAGGTGGATTAGCAGCAACATCTTTTACTTTAGTAGTAGTACTAACAATGATTGCTGCAAATAGTTTTGATACAAGAATTATTTGGGATGAAAAGGAAAATAATGCAAACAGAAATTAA
- a CDS encoding arginyltransferase, translating into MHILEHDVEFVEENRECSYFDDEISDIRYRYIHKCTKDDYQNMLEHGWRRFGKMHFVPECKNCTKCVSMRIDVANYKFSKSEKRVFKKNLDTKLYIQPPSLTLDHLRLYDKYHNHMNKKKNWVYNPIEPSEYDRSYVQGKDEYTKEFLYVRDNKLIGVALVDILSKSISSIYCYYDHDYENLSIGKFSILAQIKIAKELNIPYIYLGYWIKDHFSMGYKEAYNPFEVLVNRSSLKEEAIWEKYDENKK; encoded by the coding sequence ATGCATATTTTAGAACATGATGTAGAGTTTGTAGAAGAAAACAGAGAATGCTCATATTTTGATGATGAAATATCTGATATAAGGTATAGATATATTCATAAATGTACAAAAGACGATTATCAAAATATGCTAGAGCATGGATGGAGGCGTTTTGGTAAAATGCACTTTGTTCCTGAATGTAAAAATTGTACAAAATGTGTTTCTATGAGAATTGATGTTGCAAATTATAAATTTTCAAAATCAGAGAAAAGAGTTTTTAAAAAAAATCTCGACACTAAACTTTATATTCAACCACCTTCGTTAACTTTGGATCATTTAAGATTATATGATAAGTATCATAATCATATGAATAAAAAGAAAAATTGGGTTTATAATCCTATTGAACCATCAGAATATGATAGATCTTATGTACAAGGTAAAGATGAATATACAAAAGAGTTTTTGTATGTAAGAGATAATAAACTAATAGGCGTTGCCTTGGTAGATATTCTTTCAAAATCTATTTCATCTATATATTGTTATTATGACCATGATTATGAAAATTTATCAATTGGAAAGTTCTCAATTTTAGCGCAAATTAAAATAGCAAAAGAGTTAAATATCCCATATATATATTTAGGTTATTGGATAAAAGACCATTTTTCAATGGGCTATAAAGAAGCGTATAATCCTTTTGAAGTACTTGTAAATAGATCAAGTCTAAAAGAAGAAGCTATTTGGGAAAAATATGATGAAAATAAAAAGTGA
- a CDS encoding paraquat-inducible protein A, whose product MKDIDIKNIIECEYCGLFIKLEENKKDYKYKCPRCKMKISQYKKHNFNALYYSISAFLVFILLNIYPLISLSINERDLQTTLFDTVIVLFQQNFYFVSIMVFFTIILSPIVSLIIIIYSFLHNHTKFKIFPNRYVYNLFQFFKNWGFIDVFILSIIVTYIKLIGMVSTARFDIGFYLILFYIFLFFMANKNFEIKTVFKD is encoded by the coding sequence ATGAAAGATATTGATATAAAAAATATTATAGAGTGTGAATATTGCGGGCTTTTTATAAAATTAGAAGAGAATAAAAAAGACTACAAATATAAATGCCCTAGATGTAAAATGAAAATTTCACAATATAAAAAACACAATTTTAATGCTTTATACTACTCAATCTCAGCATTTTTAGTTTTTATTCTTTTAAATATATATCCATTAATTTCACTTTCAATAAATGAAAGAGATCTACAGACAACCTTATTTGATACTGTAATTGTACTTTTTCAACAAAATTTTTATTTCGTTTCTATTATGGTTTTTTTTACAATAATTTTATCACCTATTGTTAGTCTTATAATTATAATTTATTCTTTTTTACATAATCATACAAAATTTAAAATATTCCCAAATCGTTATGTTTATAATCTTTTTCAGTTTTTTAAAAACTGGGGTTTTATAGATGTATTTATTTTAAGTATTATTGTAACATATATCAAACTTATAGGTATGGTATCAACTGCTAGATTTGATATAGGATTTTATCTTATATTATTTTATATTTTTTTATTTTTTATGGCAAATAAAAATTTTGAAATAAAAACAGTATTTAAAGATTAA
- the ruvB gene encoding Holliday junction branch migration DNA helicase RuvB, translated as MERVVEVEQISFEEENSEVNLRPSSWDDYIGQEKIKKNLRVFIEASKKRNEALDHILFYGPPGLGKTTLSYLISSEMNSNIKVTAGPMIEKSGDLAAILTNLEEGDILFIDEIHRLSPAVEEILYPAMEDYRLDIIIGSGPAAQTVKIDLPRFTLIGATTRAGMLSNPLRERFGMHFRMQFYTHEELAKIIQIASIKLNKHCEDDASLEISKRSRGTPRVALRLLRRVRDFSEVENENTIHLKRCQYALDELGVNDSGFDEMDINLLELLVSNKGKPMGLSTIAAALSEDEGTIEDAIEPYLLANGFIERTARGRVASVKTYELFKLSYPGSVKLDDEGTLF; from the coding sequence ATGGAAAGAGTTGTTGAAGTAGAACAAATCTCTTTTGAAGAAGAGAATTCAGAGGTTAATCTACGTCCTTCATCTTGGGATGATTATATAGGGCAAGAAAAAATCAAAAAAAATTTAAGAGTATTTATTGAAGCTTCTAAAAAAAGAAATGAAGCTTTAGATCATATTTTATTTTATGGACCTCCAGGACTTGGTAAAACAACTCTTTCATATCTTATTTCTAGTGAGATGAACTCAAACATCAAAGTAACAGCAGGTCCAATGATAGAAAAAAGTGGAGACTTAGCTGCAATTTTAACTAATCTTGAAGAAGGAGATATTCTATTTATAGATGAAATTCATAGATTAAGTCCTGCTGTTGAAGAGATTTTATATCCAGCAATGGAAGATTATAGATTAGATATTATAATTGGTTCAGGTCCTGCTGCACAAACTGTAAAAATTGACCTTCCAAGATTTACTTTAATTGGTGCAACAACAAGGGCTGGAATGCTTTCTAACCCTTTAAGAGAAAGATTTGGTATGCATTTTAGAATGCAATTTTATACCCATGAAGAGTTAGCTAAGATTATCCAAATCGCTTCAATAAAACTTAATAAACATTGTGAAGATGATGCTTCATTAGAAATATCAAAAAGAAGTAGAGGTACTCCAAGGGTTGCACTTAGACTTTTAAGAAGAGTTAGAGACTTTTCTGAAGTTGAAAATGAAAATACTATTCATTTAAAAAGATGTCAATATGCACTAGATGAATTAGGAGTAAATGATTCTGGATTTGACGAGATGGATATTAATCTTTTAGAACTATTAGTATCCAATAAAGGTAAACCAATGGGACTTTCTACTATTGCTGCAGCACTTAGTGAAGATGAAGGTACAATTGAAGATGCCATAGAGCCATATTTACTTGCAAATGGATTTATTGAAAGAACTGCCAGAGGAAGAGTTGCTTCAGTTAAAACTTATGAACTTTTTAAACTCTCATATCCTGGAAGTGTAAAATTAGATGATGAAGGAACTCTTTTTTGA
- a CDS encoding Fur family transcriptional regulator — protein sequence MINSEEVIDELKRIVKQKGLKYTEQREIVLNILLEANEHLTAEEVYNLIKEKRPESNIGIATVYRALGFLEDVNLITSITFGTDGKKYESNFKDHHDHLICTQCGKIVEFMDDEIEKRQDKIAKKNKFRVTSHSMQLYGICSSCQKK from the coding sequence ATGATAAATAGCGAAGAAGTAATAGATGAACTAAAAAGAATAGTAAAACAAAAAGGGCTTAAATATACAGAACAAAGAGAAATTGTTTTAAATATATTATTAGAAGCTAATGAACATTTAACTGCAGAAGAAGTATATAATTTAATAAAAGAAAAAAGACCAGAATCTAATATAGGTATTGCTACTGTGTATCGGGCTTTAGGTTTTCTTGAAGATGTTAATTTAATTACTTCAATAACTTTTGGAACTGATGGTAAAAAATATGAAAGTAATTTTAAAGACCATCATGACCATTTAATTTGTACACAATGTGGGAAAATTGTTGAGTTTATGGATGATGAAATAGAAAAAAGACAAGATAAAATAGCTAAAAAAAATAAATTTAGAGTAACTAGTCATTCTATGCAACTTTATGGAATATGTTCATCTTGTCAAAAAAAGTAA